GCACCACAGGCTGTGCCCTCAAAGCCCACTGAAGGGAGGGCTTCTCTACTTTTTGATCTCCACACCCGATGATGGCACCCATTTGATTGCTGCCACGTCTGCCAAAGCAGGGGGTACCATAAACACACCCTGCTTATTCAGAGTAACTCAGAACTCAAGGCTCTCAAATTAACAGGCAATACTAGTTGAAGGCAGAAAAATTACTAGTCCATAGCTGAACCCTCCCATGTGTCCTacttcagcagctgggaccagtttatcactgtgtgggtgtgaccaaagctgtgcattctatACCCTCTATTCCATTTCCCacaaactgttaacaatggaccattggcagcagctgcccaggacacacctgacccctcagcaTGCAAGCGgggtgggaaagaagcctgggagaggagctgggagaactcccctctggggagtcctgggcacctccacacccacctgagggctcatgtctgctcatgggccagcaaccattccaaaatcccccctgactcccagagtcagatcccccagtgtggaactccctgccctggggagggactgggggctcccacctgcacctgaggggagagaatcttgggctttggggacttggggaaccactcatcagatccagaggaggagcagaacctggacaggaggagaccaccactctccaccagactgtgacatcatcttcaccaacaggtttttcccttccttttactttggactcgggggaaccacgtggggctcagcacaggggccaccaaaccccactgtgtttgtgccccaggggacTGGGTTataattttgggtttttgggttaaacccaatttctctttgtgtcattgcatttattgtaatattgttattgaattgtaactctgacttctaatctcttttgtgttgggtttgtttctcctgttgGTTTACCTGtaaaccagcacaccatgaTAAAAAACATGCTCTTTACTTGTGATCATTTGCAGGGACACGTTTTTCTCCCTTAGCCCCTACGGCCGTGCTGAGCAGCCAAGCAGGTAAAACACACCCACTCTGCATTCAGTGCAGAAATCCCCCCTcactctgccccagcacagagccctcagtgccACTGGAGGACATCTACAGCAGCTGGCTCTGCACATCACCAGTGGTATGCCAAGCATTCCCACCTGCTTATCCTCAGCTCCTAAGTTTTTCTCTCATCACATATGCACACTCAAACAGAATTTACCAAGTTTCATGTCCTGACAAGTACACGTGTGTCACTGAAGCCCAGAGTGCTGATAAAAATCAACAATCTGGACAGTATTTTAAatccctttccctgagcttggGCTCCACCAGTATCTCTACCTTTTTGTGCactgcaggacagagggaattTGTGGCACTGAATCTGATTCTCAGACTATACTTGTAGTTTTCAAGGTCTAAGCCTTTACTATAGCCAAAGAATGGACTTAATTTCACTATATTTGTTTTCCACACTGTGAAGACAATCACTACCCTTCAAGCCTCCAAACCTGTCCTGAACCCTGAGCTGTATAGTGCAAATCCACCTAACAGCAGAGTGCACCCTCTTTAAGCTTGGCAGCAAGTTGGTCCTCTGGGTATCACAGGGAAGAGCTGAAGCCCAGGGTGACACATTTCCCAGCATACAGTACCCACCACGTGCTGCTCCCCAGGAGCCACAGGAGCTTGGTTTCAGTGGCAGCACTTCTGTCCAAGGACCACTGACCACTTTTGTAACTCTCCTGTCACACCAGAGGGACAGTGAGGAGTGCTGTCCCCCTGGCATACCCATTGCCACACAAGCAGTTCCACAAGTTTTCAAGCTGCATCTTAAAACTCTTGACTTCTTGTCCTCAGATGCCCACAGAAACTCATTCCTCTGAGAGTCTGAGCTTGtcataattttctcctttttttactTATTCATCACCAGTTGACACACTTTTCTCCTAAAGAGTATCTGTGCCTAAAAAGCATTCTGTgatctattttttcccttgtgctTACTGACTATAATGCTGTCCCCAAACAGCCCTTGCTTTACCagctttaaaaaaccctttttttgtCCTGTAAGTCCAATTCTCAGTTCCCAGGATCGActtctctcctcctcttccagaTTCAATTCACCTTTTTGCATATGGGTGACCATATTTATGCATAATAATCTAGACTGCTGCCTTtagaagcaaataaaattttccctgtttccagcTGAAATCCCACACCTTGTACATGGTGATGTTCCTATGCTCCCCACACTCTGGTAGCTTCCAGTCATTCCACAAGCCATCAATATGCTTGGCTTTTCCATCCTCTACCATTTGGGGCTGATGAGGTCCCACAGGAAGAAGAAATGCCCAGTGATGTCAGGGACATTTGCtctcagtcacagaatcacagctattctgagttggaagggacccacaaggatcatcgagtccaactctgaagtcaatggcccacacaggggattgaacccatgaccttggcattattacaaccaagttttaaccaactgagctaatctcagggtagTCTGCTCAGAATGCCCCTCTTCTTCTACCCCTTAAATTTGAGAAGGCTGCAGGATGACACCTTCAGAGAaacccctgcccacccctgtgTATCCtcaaggggctgagggagcggCTGTTCTGTACTAatgcagcagaactgcaggaaCAGGAGGTGTTGTACTCACAGGATGTAGGTGATGACTCCTATGCTCCTAAAAGACAAAGGAGATTAATTGCAAGGGTTACACATGACCTATATTCTTCTTCATGTGCAGAACATGAAAAAGTAATGTGTTTACGTGGAGTCTGTGTATTTCCACTCCAGTGGGCATTTCCTACAGCACACAGGAGAAATTCAGAGCCACAGAAGCAAGGATGTTTTACTTGGGGTGACCTCGTTCCTGCCTTCCCAGCCGATGAGATTAGTGCACATGACTCCTCTGCATGAAGGGCTCTTAGAAATGCAGCTGTCAGAAGCACTGCAGGAACATGTTTTCATCTAAGAGTGCTCCTGTGTGGTGGACAGTGGCCAACAGTTAACCCTGTAACTGCCAGCACAAGCTTTTCATTGGGATTTTGCAGAAATGAAATGCTTATCTTTTCATTAAAGAGGATGCACTAAAATGGAATGACAGAATTAAGAGTTATTAAGCATATTTAAgttctttggtttgtttataATTTATTACACTGCAATGGATTCTATTCAGAGCCAAATAGGAAAAAGTAATTATAGAGCAACCtgggaaaaaacacaaacatggTACAAAACTTACCACATATCTGCAGCTAATCCAAGAGGTTCATAGTTCACAATTTCTGGAGCTGTAAGAAACATTTAACCAAACATCAGCAACTGAGGTAACATGTTTTTACCAGGCTGGAGTAGCAGGACAAGAATTAccaagagggggaaaagggggagagAGCAAAGTTAGTTATAGAATGCATTGTTTATAATTTTATAGCCCAAAGAGGAGTTCAAATTCACAGCTTTCAATTCTGTGGAGTAACTTGGAGCATAATACAACTCATCAATAAGGGTACAGCAGATATTATACAGTAATTACAGTGAAAATTACAACAAATAACAAATTGTTTCACCTCCCAAGAACATTGATGCCCCCAGGAAGCTGAGCTTTGGTTTTAACTGGTGCCATTATAGCAAGTTTCTAAAGGCCAGGCAGAAAGAGCCCTTGAGCAAGAGACTGAAATTCCTTGCCAGACTACATTGCTATCCATGTCAAACTGCTGTTATCAGAAACATTTCCTCACTAGAAAATATCCCCACACAAGACTGCATGCAGGAGAAAAGTGAAATAAGGAGATGAAAAGCGGTGTCTGTACCAGTTGTGTTTAACTGGAATATTAATTGCAATCCTCTCCCCACTCCCAAAGGCTCCCAAATGAGGCCCAAGAGCTCTAAATGAAAGTAGCAGAAAGGAGCAGGATTAACCCAAAATCCAAGCAAGACAGATAAGAAGTGTGAGCAGTGAGAAGCAAAGACAGAATGAGGTGGAAAACGGTAAGGGGAGGGGTTTGTGCTCAACAGGTGTAGTGTGAGGCAGTTTTGATGGAGGTATCCATGGCATTGTGCACTCAGGTACCACAATGCAGACAGACCTACTTACTCCAGGGAACAAGTGGAAAAATTAGAATCTCTCAAGTTTCCCAATCTCAGTCCTGAATTTACACCTCTAATGGTTTATTTGGCAGCAGCCCACTCTCCCAGGAGTACACATCTGGCTTATGGAAAGCACCTTTCCTCCATTCCggaaaaataaagtaaaccTCTAGATTTAAGTCATCTTGAGAGAAATGGGATGTCTCAACTTCCTCATGGGACCTGTAATACAAGACAAAGGAACATGTCACTCACCTACAAACTCTGGAGttccaaaaatgtttttaaattcaaCTCCATCTTCTATTTTGTGAGCCAGGCCAAAGTCAATGAGTTTGATGTGTGGAATAGGGATATTCTTGTCTAGAAGCATAATGTTTTCAGGCTAAAAGTAACAAGAGGTAGAACtatgttattaaaatattagtATCTTGGAAAAGTAACAGAGTTTTCaaatcttctttttccctttgcaaacaCAATGCTGTAGAACAAGAAACACATACCTGTGCCTAACCATTTGCAATTGTTTTGATGAAGGGATGACAAATGAAATCTGACAATTTTGAATGGACCAAAACCCAAGCAAATTTAGTAATACTTTAAATCCCTTATCTCACACAAAACTGGCCTTTCTCTTCCTGTTAGCACTCCTAAGCTTATTTTCTTAATGATGGCTATTGCCAGGATGAAAACAATACCCTTGTTTTCCCAAGGAGACAGAAGTTCTTCACACATCCAACACCATCTGCAACTGGATTCTTGGCCCAGCAGAACTGAGATGTAACACCACGGGAATGCTCAGTTGGTCTCTCCAAACACAGCCCCTGTCCCACAGAACCTCCTGAGGGGGTGGCACCCCCTGCCCATGGAgtggccacaacaacccctgcagctctacaggctgggcacagagtggctggagagcagccaggcagaaaggaactTAGGGGTTTGGAAggacaggaagctgaacatgagccaacagggtgcccaggtggccaagaaggccagtggcatcctggcctggatcaggaacagtgtggcagcaggaccagggcagtgattcttcccctgtactcagcactggtgaggccacaccttgagtgttgtgttcagttctgggcccctcagttcaggaaagacattgagagggtggagcaggtccagagaagagcaacgaggctggagaagggactggagcacaactcctgtggggaaaggctgagggagctgggggtgttcagcctggagaagaggaggctcagaggtgatctCATCACTCTCTAACTACGTGAAGGGATGGCGTacccaggtggggattggtctcttctctcaggcaaccagcagcaggacaagagggcacggactcaagctctgccggggtaggtttagtttggatatgagaaagaaattctttccagagagagtggccaggcattggaatgggctgcccagagagcgggtggattctccatccctggaggtttttaaactgagattagACGTGGCcttgagtgccatgatctggtaatcaaagtggggttggatcaagggttggacttgatgatctcaggggtctgTTCCAACcaagctgattctgtgattctatgattaaatgCTTCTGAAGTGATTCTAGTCACATCTGAACCTGTTTAGCGAACGAAAACTTTCCTCTCTATGACAGTAAATTCACAGCTGCAACAAGGCCAGGAAGATCTGGGGTTTACCAGCTGAACAGTCCAGAAAATCGGTACAGCTGGAATCTGAGGTCCTGCATCACATGATAGCAAGCTATTAAAAGAACATATGGCATTCCTCACAGCATTGTaggaaaaagctgaaaactgtGAAATTAAAACAGACTTTACTGTTCAACCACAGACGTTACTTTTTCACCAGATACAAGGGATAATTCATAAACTTCTTTCTTGAACTGAATTTCTCAGCGTAATCTGCTCCCTTCCATGGCCCAAATTCACAGGTTTCAGAGTAAACTTTGGATTCAGTTAATCTCCCATGAAGAGCTTAAATGCATTAATTTGTTATAACTTAATCATAAGCTGaagagcaagagagagagaatttgatttcctgcaggcagctgcctggcCTTTCCACAGCAGATCCTGATGTGGAAGATGCTCCTGCTAACACATATTCTCAGTCAGAGCTGCACTGGGAAACAGAgcaaatgaataatttattgTCATAGTCACTGGACCCAGAATGTTTTAGCCTCAGGCTAACAAGTCAGTGTTTCTTCCATGGATTTAGGGCATGTGTGTTCACCAGAGATACATGATGTGAACTTCTTAAAGCAGCCAGAACAGACTGAAATGGTAAAAAGACACAGTTACTGCCTCCTGGACTCTGTCATTCCTTAGGTGGTATAAGGCACTGTAGCTCTACTGGAGCTGATGGAGCCCTGTCAAGTGGTGAGATAATGATGGATCATCCTCCATCCAATCAGATCACTGCTTAAAAATACATGTCTAATTTAACACTACAAAGCTCCAAACCCAGTCCTTTAAAATCCAGGAGAGCTATGTGAATATATTTTAGATAATTTGATATTCACTATGAGTGAAATTAGTCTTTACTTATGCTTTCTGCTTTGTCTCTTGCATTTCCTGACACATAGTTCATTGACCCCCTGACATTACTGGTATCATACATAAAAATCAGCAGCTAGAGATCAGCTAAACTCTACATCAGCATCTTTACCTTTAAATCAAAGTGAGCAATTTTCTTAGAGTGAAGGTAATTCACACCATCCAAAATCTGCTTGATGAATCTGGTTGCTTCCTCTTCACTCAAAGACTCCTTCTGTGCCAGGAAGTCAAAAAGTTCTCCTCCAGAAACCCTGGAAAACACACCAGGAAACATCCTGTTATCTACTGCACTGTAATACAATAACGTCAGCAAAAGGCCACTCCTGCAGACAGTCATGAGCTTTGTGTTCTGGGCCCAGTGTGCCAAAACTTCCTTTTGGCTTCAGCTCTTTCCCCTGCAGATTAAGGACCAGCTTTTCCACTGATGCTGTAAGGCTTGATTCAGCAAGGATTATAAAGCACCAAAAAGTTACATTATTTAATGAATCCACAGACATGGACCTATTTCAGCTTAACCACTTCAACTGCTATTTTTCAACACTTTCATTTTGGATGAACAGGAGCCAACAACTGCTAAGGAATTACTTCTCTAACAGTGGCCACCAGGACCACGAGGCAGTAAGAGCTGCAGCAGAATCTCTTTGCTTTGCAGGACAGCCACTCCCCTGTTCTAACACACAATACTGCCTGACATATCTGGCAGGTAAGCATCTATTTGGTGCTGAGTTTTTAAGATGAAAGAGATTGCAGCAGGTTGGAAGGTGTACAAAATCCTTTTCACAAATCAAGGAAGTGCTCTTAGTTACTGTGAGTTTGCACATCAAAATTGAAATACATTCCATCCTTACTTAATATATAAGACTTATATTTTCACTTCTGTGCCTTGTACTGAGAGTTCCAGTGCTATTTTTCTACATATTACGAAAGAAGATGATCTAAGTATTGACTTGGGGATTGTTCGCAGCTGTTAGTCATAATTATGCTTACATTTATTGTTTCCAGTTCACACTGTCATTAATATTATTGGTTTATTCTCATTCGAATTTACCCACCAAACAGTTGTTGTTCTTGGGTACAGATGACCACCCACCTGTGCTCACATTCAGAGTGCAAGCACAGGATTAGCTACAAAACCTGCAAGGACAAGTCAACTGCAGACAAGAACAACATGTCAATGGCCACAAAGACATTGGGTTTGTGTCtgagcctctgctgctgctgtgggtgacACACACCTTGTTGTTCCCGAGGCAGACACTACACAGGGCCCAGTGCCTTGGGAATGGACTGCTGGATATTCTttcacagctctcacacagccaGAAACTGTTCTAAGCAACATGAGGCAGGACACTTCACCTGGGCAGAAGTCACTTGATGCTTTAATTGTTACAACTAAATGGCTTCCAAAAAAACTAAGCTTATACGACCCAGGGATATGTTGCAATGTTGTCTTTGGTTGccaccttctccttcctgtTTATCTCAGTTACTCAGCCTGTGAGACTCTTACTGGATCTCTGACTTTCTGTTTTAGGTGGCACATACCagggggctcagcaccccaCCAGGttttgctgtgccctgtgcattccaggaggcagggagggagcactCTCTCCACACTGCAGTAGGTTTAGGGGTAATTTCATTAGTTTAAAAACTATTACAGCCTACTCTGACAAACCAGTAAGAAAAACCTGGGAAATACCTTGGTGAAGTCTGTGTGCACTGGGCAGGAGAGTCTCATTACTCAAAGCTTTGGACTCAGACTGCCCTGAGGCAATGCCCCCTGGCAGCcactgccagggccaccagGCAGTCACACCAGGGCCACCAACAGCCACTGCCAGGGCAACCAAGCAGCCACTGCCAGGGCAACCAAGCAGCCACTGCCAGGGCCCACCAGGCAGCCAGCTGTACTGGGACAGCTCCTGGACTTGGCTGGGGTTAGCCATGCAAGCACACagctctctcttcctcttttacCCTATAAAACCTCCTTGGGGATTGTTTCTTAAGGTGGACTCTTCAATCAGGCCTAAGCATGAGTAAGTTCCCCCTGAGCCCAGACCAACAGCctgtgcagcccagcccaggacaAGCAAAAGCAAGTGGCACTTGAGGAGAGTACACAGCCTGAGGCAGTTGGAAAAGCCACTCTGCTCcccttcccctggcacaggacTGTGCTGAGGGTGTTGGAGGGTACCTCCCTGTTTGGAGGAGGCTGGCAACTTGCTTTTGAGGAATCTCCTTTGCTACACAAAGGAATGTCAGAAATGGTTCATCTGCCCAGACTGGAGGTACTAagcttccctcctctcctgctgctcctgagaaTGACCACCCAGACCAGTTGGGTTAGTTGCTCAGGGCACACCAGGGATTTTGCCCCAAAGGCAACCTCACCAACATCCTGGGCAACCAGCTAAGCTGAAGGCTGAAGAAAATGAGCAGCCTGCAAGAATGAGGATCGTGGGGGATTTACTTGGGAATTCCTTGATGGATTTTCTCACTTCCCTCTAATTCACACTAACCTTGAATCAGAGTAGAGAAGTGGGCTTTCCAAAGTACAGAGTACAACATTAACATCTCTTTTTCTGAAGGTCAGAGACTGGCATACAGTGACAGTGTATTGATCTCCAGTCTCTTGTGGTATAGCCTAACACATAAACCTAACCTGCAGAGATCTTAAAAGAGTAATGTAAAGGAAAATTCAGTAGAAGAGATGTGATGATTTCTCATTAACAAGACTCAGGCTCTAAAACCAGGTTTGAGTAAATTGCATCTAGAGAATGGTAAGCAGTTTAGTGCAGGATCATTCCTATCCATGTTATGCACCTGAACTCAGAGAGCCCTCAAGCAAAAGAGATTTAGCAATCCCAAAAGTCAGGCATTTTggaattccagaaaaaaacccagaaccaCTTTAACAGTCATTCCTTTGCAGTACGACACTCATACCTGCACTACAAGTTAGAACTGAACATCCAGGGAGGATGAACATCACCACCTGCAAATGTTCCTTTCTCAAAAGTTACAgaagattttcttcctctggTTCCACCTCTCTCCCTCATGCCAAATCATCTTATTGACATGGCAAGGAAGCAAGAAAATGCTACCTTCACTTTTCCTTCCAAATCCAATAAAAGACAAACAACAATGCTGTTTTATGTCTTGGAAGGAGCTGCTCCGTGCACTTAACCCTGACACCAGTGGAGGAGGCTGGGGCACCAACCAAACCTGCCTTGGGGCTGCTCCTCTTTgggcaaagcagctccaggcagggcccCAGGGACACCCAATGGGGAGCAAATCCCTGAACACTGTGCACAAGGAAAGACAAACTGTGTCCCTGCCAAACTGCACTGCACAGGAGTGGACCTGGCACTGGTCTTCCTGCTCTTGAACAGAAGAAAGAGCACCTGTGGAAGTGACCCCTGTGTAAAGAGGAGATAGTCTTGCCTGTGCCAGCGTGGTGAGTTTGGGAGAGGGCCAACATTTCAGGCAAAGCCTCTTTTAAACACCAGTGCAGCATCTTCAATTAACCAACAGTACTGGGGACATTCTTTGGAAGATGAAGTACACTGTAGATTAATGTAAGATTAGTTGGCCAGGTGCTGTAACACTTTCCTTGATAAATGGCAAAGAATTTAATTACCTTTATTAGCAATTATCATCATCCTCAATTTGCATACAGCAGCTGAATGCAGAGGCCTTAACCAGGTCAAAACTCTTGTTGCACCCAGAGTTTGTGCAATATGTTATAGCCTGACAAAAGGACACACAAAATGAGTCAGGGCAGGACAAAGCAGAATGTAAAGAAATGGGAAGCTGTTTTAGCCCAAAGTAGCTGCCAGGCAGAAAAAGCATGTTCCTTTCCTAATCAACATTTGGCCACAGGCATGTAAGTCACAGTTAAGAGATGCTCATCATCACTCACATGCCCTCTCCCAGCAGTCACAGTGATCTCCAGGAATGCTCCCTGCCCTGAATGCTGGTTCCCCTGGAAAGCCAGTGGGTATTTCATCTCCCCCAGCGATCAAGGCCATCCTTGTGATATACACAAGGTGGAGGCTGGTGCCCCAGGGAAGACATGGCACACACAACTCCAGCCACGGTGACTCTGCACCCCATGCCTCACACACACTGAAAAACTACATCATTTGGCAGGTAGGGGTGAGGCTACAGCACTCCACACACTGCTTGGGTAGGAGGTTCACTTGCCAGCAGGACCTACATGGCAGGGGTTTGCCCCCCCTCACATggtggcaggagaggagagaaggagttTTCCTTCACTCCCATCCTGCTGCTATTTACCCTCCATAGTCAAAGTCCAGGGATTAACAAACCTCTTCCCTTGCCctgctctcctttttccttctagCTCATCTAAATAAGGAGAATATGGGAGTAAATGAGAATGGCTGCAAATTTTGCAAAAGGTTTCACGGCCTCACATGtatgaaaggagaaggaagaacgAAACGAGCATTCAGTGGCCACTTGCACTTCCTCCAAGGCTCTGTCagggcagcagaaggcagaCATGAGGTCATGTCTCTCTTAGTAAACTGTTTGCAAGTTGACAACAATCCCTGGCTCGGTGTCAAATGACCTCAGCTGATGTTTAGGTGCACCTGTATCCCCAGGGACAGATGAACAGGGGGGGGCTCTTTACCAGCAGCCGCACTCAGTGAGGTGAATAGTAAACAACagtgcagttctgggcccctcagttcaggaaagatattgagggtctggagcaggtccagagaagagcaacgaggctggagaagggactggagcacaactcctgtggggagaggctgagggagctgggggtgttcagcctgcagaagaggaggctcaggggagatctCATCACTCTCTAACTACgggaaaggaggttgtagccaggtggggattggtctcttctctcgcaaccagcaggagaacaagagggcatgggcttaagctctgccaggggaagctCAGGTTGgataagagaaagaaattctttccagagagagtggccaggcattggaatgggctgcccagagaggggggagattctccatccctggaggtttttaagacgagactggatgtggcactgagtgccatgggctggtgatcaaagtggggttggatcaagggttggacttgatgatctcaggggtctgTTCCAACCaagctgattctatgattttatgattctatgataagacATAAACAACCAAAGGTAAAACTCCATGACGTAAATCTACAGAGTGCCTGTAACAGATAATATTTAGAGCTAACTGCATAAAAGGGCTGAATTTTTGTATACCTGGTGGACACATACTCAGAGTCATGGCCCGCTGCGTGACCCCGGCCATGACCAGGCCATAATGAAATGGTGCTTTACTATCAATAcctaaattttctttaaatcactcCCGCCCTTGCCCACCCCTGGAGGGCAGTGCCTCTACTCACAGCTCCAGGATGAGCACCACATCAGTCTTGTTCTCGTAGATGTCATGCAGGGTGACGATGTTGGGGTGCAGGACATGCTGCAGGATGGTGACCTCCCTCTCGATGTCGTCGCGACTCACCCCGCGCCGGCTGGCACGGCTCTGCCGCTTCTTGATGAACTTGGCAGCGTATTCCACGCCCGTGCTCCGCTCCCGGCACTTCCTCACGATGGCAAACTGGCCACTGCAAGGGCAACAGGGGCATAGCAAGGCTTGGGTGCAATCACAGTGTCtcgggttgagctggcaaaatgcccactgcccaatacagagtgtcaGCCTCTCTCCCCCCaccgagaaaagggaggaaaggaaaaaactcaaaacaggtttaaacttaaactatgtatatttacacagaaaagaaaaaattaaaagaaaactacaatataacacacactgacacaagtttgatataacaacaattttctacctcccaccaaaaccagatttctcTAGATTCAAGCACTTCAAAAGACACCcggcaaagcaaaagaaagagaataacaataaaatgtttctacttccctgaactcaaacaaaatgtgatgtagcagtggcagcagcagcagggcccagcacagcagggcagcggcagcacatcctgcctctactgcagccatgatggaactgagacAACACTCCTACTCTACTGTGTTTATAgtcatctggtatgaaacaatcaggtttgtgtcatctggtatgaaatatttctttggttactaaagtcaggtgatacctgtctctcctaatctacatgaattctctgagcctgctaaattgaggcctagctaaaactaaagccaaaactaccacacacGGCTTCCCAGAGAAGGTCCTATGCAAAGCTGGATGCTGCCCTgagtggcactgctgagcctgTTCTGGTACAGCAgatcctgcagggacagagcgTAACAAGGCAGCCTCCCACTGTGTCTGGTTTTTAGCAAGACCAAACATGTGACAAAATGTATGAGTGACAGTGTGTTTGTGGATCCCCTGATGTCTGAGGTGATCGATGA
The nucleotide sequence above comes from Pithys albifrons albifrons isolate INPA30051 chromosome 13, PitAlb_v1, whole genome shotgun sequence. Encoded proteins:
- the DAPK2 gene encoding death-associated protein kinase 2 isoform X3, producing the protein MAFKQQQVEEIYDIGEELGSGQFAIVRKCRERSTGVEYAAKFIKKRQSRASRRGVSRDDIEREVTILQHVLHPNIVTLHDIYENKTDVVLILELVSGGELFDFLAQKESLSEEEATRFIKQILDGVNYLHSKKIAHFDLKPENIMLLDKNIPIPHIKLIDFGLAHKIEDGVEFKNIFGTPEFVAPEIVNYEPLGLAADMWSIGVITYILLSGASPFLGETKQETLANITAVNYDFDEEFFSNTSDLAKDFIQKLLVKDTRKRLTIQEALSHPWITPMDKQQALVRKSSAVNIENFKRQHARRRWKLSYRIVSLCNHLSRSLVRKVLLHDEGSRSCDSDSEDLSQREVPQRRRSSIS
- the DAPK2 gene encoding death-associated protein kinase 2 isoform X4 translates to MAFKQQQVEEIYDIGEELGSGQFAIVRKCRERSTGVEYAAKFIKKRQSRASRRGVSRDDIEREVTILQHVLHPNIVTLHDIYENKTDVVLILELVSGGELFDFLAQKESLSEEEATRFIKQILDGVNYLHSKKIAHFDLKPENIMLLDKNIPIPHIKLIDFGLAHKIEDGVEFKNIFGTPEFVAPEIVNYEPLGLAADMWSIGVITYILLSGASPFLGETKQETLANITAVNYDFDEEFFSNTSDLAKDFIQKLLVKDTRKRLTIQEALSHPWITPMDKQQALVRKSSAVNIENFKRQHARRRWKLSYRIVSLCNHLSRSLVRKVLLHDEGSL